The Vespula pensylvanica isolate Volc-1 chromosome 20, ASM1446617v1, whole genome shotgun sequence DNA window acatattactcatacatacatacgatatatatatatatatatatatatatatatatatatgtatcgtatataaaatgtttacacATATAAACAGGATGATTAACAAcgtaatttacttttttttctttcatgttaTTACCATGAAACAAAAATCGTATTGAACTctcattgtatttatatatatacaacggTTGCGTACGTTGATTTATTTACCATTTGccaccttttttctttttcttttgttgaaCTTTACGTTGTTGTTGACGTGGACCAGAGACTTCCAGGGCAGTATTATGTCGAGGATTAGGAGATGGTTTGGCATTGGCAGgcatttttgtaatatcactgaaacgtaaaataaatattagatagacgttcttcattaatttttataaaaaaaaaaaagacttctCTATCtagataattattgtttacgTACTATAGATCACTCGCACCAGTTGCTACACCTTGAGTACCCTTCATTGCGGCATCTCGATTTCTTCtgtctcgtttctttctaaaattacTACGTTCGTGTCTTGGTAACCACCTTTCAGGATCAGGAGGAACATTAGGATCGTAGTTCTTCGGTAATTTTCCTTTACGTTTGCGagttttatgtttctttaatGTCTGATCCACAACTGGTTtactgtatataaaaaataaatattagatatacaaTCATACGAATTATTCTATAAGATTAGTCAAgaattaaaaacgataaacgatgtaattaaaaattacaaacccTGGGGAAggttctattttctttcggaCAACTTTCGTACCAATAACCCAATTGCTACTTTCTAATGCGTCGACGTCTGTCGTTTCTGTAAGATCGTGCAGCGGTGGTAACCTTTTGTACAATGCGTGAGCTTTCGCAGGACAAAATTGTACATAAGCCACTACTAATTGCGCCAGAGTTTTCGTATCGGATGGAGATGCATCTACTAATTCCTGCAATATGTCAGCAGCAACCTGAATTTCTCCACCACGAAGATAAAAGTCAGCAGCTTGTCGCCATAATTCACCTAAATTTGTTGTAGTTgtctaaaaatagaaaatcaatttttttgtaaCGATTTATGTATCAAATACGCGCTTATAcaattagtattttttataattagttTTTTTACAAGCTTTATACCTTAtgttttttgtaataatttactGCATTTTTCAATGCAGCTGATGCACTATCTCTATTATTATCTGCCATATGAAGAGTAACGAGCGCACTGACTATGCCAGGCAACGNNNNNNNNNNNNNNNNNNNNNNNNNNNNNNNNNNNNNNNNNNNNNNNNNNNNNNNNNNNNNNNNNNNNNNNNNNNNNNNNNNNNNNNNNNNNNNNNNNNNATTATTATCTGCCATATGAAGAGTAACGAGCGCACTGACTATGCCAGGCAACGATCTATCAGATTCTGACAAATTTTCGAGTATATTAATGgcatcttttctttcgctaTGACTCAAGAGAAGTTGAACTGCGATTAGTTTCATTTGCAATTCCTTTTCAGCAGTTGCATGTTCCAACAATAGCTTAGCTGCCTCTTGAGCTTTACCATCCTTGCTAAGTTGAATAGCTTTCACAAACATTGCATCTGCTGTCAATGCCGGATAATCTTTTGCAAGTTTGTTACATAATTGTTGACACTGTTCTCCCTATaagacaaaaattaatttttaatagataacaGCATAACTAAAATACACGTTTTCTAAACTTGTTTGTTAACTGTCTCTCTTACTTGATCAGTATATAAGGCTAATAAACATTGATTATATGCTATAGTTCTCCTTTGCCTTGAAGTCAACTTATGTTCTAAAGTTTCATGTGTGGCactcttcattctttttttactatcgAACACATTTTGATCTTTGTTCAAACAAACGAGATTATTGCTCGCTACGGCAACTAGCGCGATGTCGTCTGGTTTTGATTTCAAAGCTGCTGTGTATAAAGTTTGAGCTTCTTTTTCACGTCCCAGGAGTTGCAAGCAACACCCAAGTTGTACTCTTATAATACCAagttcattttctatttcttcttccgtaGCCCCATCTTCTTCTAATCCTTCC harbors:
- the LOC122635904 gene encoding signal recognition particle subunit SRP72 isoform X2, translated to MDNMTSKEGNISALYAELNKLGQNGEYERALKTANRILGITQDEEAAFHCKVICYIQLSKFNEGLQLITKNQKLAINLDFEKAYCLYRLNQVAEALKVVEGIQNPSLKVKELKAQILYRLEKYEECFAIYRDIIKNSDDEYADERETNLAAVLVNLTIENSSIELPSLQEDTYELTYNAACQLIALGNVVDKNMLVEAEKKLKAAEKMCKEGLEEDGATEEEIENELGIIRVQLGCCLQLLGREKEAQTLYTAALKSKPDDIALVAVASNNLVCLNKDQNVFDSKKRMKSATHETLEHKLTSRQRRTIAYNQCLLALYTDQGEQCQQLCNKLAKDYPALTADAMFVKAIQLSKDGKAQEAAKLLLEHATAEKELQMKLIAVQLLLSHSERKDAINILENLSESDRSLPGIVSALVTLHMADNNRDSASAALKNAVNYYKKHKTTTTNLGELWRQAADFYLRGGEIQVAADILQELVDASPSDTKTLAQLVVAYVQFCPAKAHALYKRLPPLHDLTETTDVDALESSNWVIGTKVVRKKIEPSPGKPVVDQTLKKHKTRKRKGKLPKNYDPNVPPDPERWLPRHERSNFRKKRDRRNRDAAMKGTQGVATGASDLYDITKMPANAKPSPNPRHNTALEVSGPRQQQRKVQQKKKKKGGKW
- the LOC122635904 gene encoding signal recognition particle subunit SRP72 isoform X6, giving the protein MDNMTSKEGNISALYAELNKLGQNGEYERALKTANRILGITQDEEAAFHCKVICYIQLSKFNEGLQLITKNQKLAINLDFEKAYCLYRLNQVAEALKVVEGIQNPSLKVKELKAQILYRLEKYEECFAIYRDIIKNSDDEYADERETNLAAVLVNLTIENSSIELPSLQEDTYELTYNAACQLIALGNVVDKNMLVEAEKKLKAAEKMCKEGLEEDGATEEEIENELGIIRVQLGCCLQLLGREKEAQTLYTAALKSKPDDIALVAVASNNLVCLNKDQNVFDSKKRMKSATHETLEHKLTSRQRRTIAYNQCLLALYTDQGEQCQQLCNKLAKDYPALTADAMFVKAIQLSKDGKAQEAAKLLLEHATAEKELQMKLIAVQLLLSHSERKDAINILENLSESDRSLPGIVSALVTLHMADNNRDSASAALKNAVNYYKKHKTTTTNLGELWRQAADFYLRGGEIQVAADILQELVDASPSDTKTLAQLVVAYVQFCPAKAHALYKRLPPLHDLTETTDVDALESSNWVIGTKVVRKKIEPSPGKPVVDQTLKKHKTRKRKGKLPKNYDPNVPPDPERWLPRHERSNFRKKRDRRNRDAAMKGTQGVATGASDLYDITKMPANAKPSPNPRHSTTVEVSGPRQQQRKVQQKKKKKGGKW
- the LOC122635904 gene encoding signal recognition particle subunit SRP72 isoform X5, producing MDNMTSKEGNISALYAELNKLGQNGEYERALKTANRILGITQDEEAAFHCKVICYIQLSKFNEGLQLITKNQKLAINLDFEKAYCLYRLNQVAEALKVVEGIQNPSLKVKELKAQILYRLEKYEECFAIYRDIIKNSDDEYADERETNLAAVLVNLTIENSSIELPSLQEDTYELTYNAACQLIALGNVVDKNMLVEAEKKLKAAEKMCKEGLEEDGATEEEIENELGIIRVQLGCCLQLLGREKEAQTLYTAALKSKPDDIALVAVASNNLVCLNKDQNVFDSKKRMKSATHETLEHKLTSRQRRTIAYNQCLLALYTDQGEQCQQLCNKLAKDYPALTADAMFVKAIQLSKDGKAQEAAKLLLEHATAEKELQMKLIAVQLLLSHSERKDAINILENLSESDRSLPGIVSALVTLHMADNNRDSASAALKNAVNYYKKHKTTTTNLGELWRQAADFYLRGGEIQVAADILQELVDASPSDTKTLAQLVVAYVQFCPAKAHALYKRLPPLHDLTETTDVDALESSNWVIGTKVVRKKIEPSPGKLIVDQTLKKRKTRKRKGKLPKNYDPNVLPDPERWLPRHERSGFRKKRDRRNRDAAMKGTQGVATGASDLYDITKMPANAKPSPNPRHSTTVEVSGPRQQQRKVQQKKKKKGGKW